A region from the Leptospira neocaledonica genome encodes:
- the sufC gene encoding Fe-S cluster assembly ATPase SufC, whose translation MAELLKISNLRAGVETESGEVQEILKGVDLTIGEGEVHAIMGPNGSGKSTLSNVIMGHPKYKVISGDIFFRGESLLEKPTDERARAGIFLCFQYPTSIPGVTIGNFLRTILKSVRGKDLPVKEFRKELKEATALLEVPDTWIGRYVNDGFSGGEKKRNEILQMTLLKPKLSVLDETDSGLDIDALRIISEGITKNKSADRSILLITHYQRMLNYVTPDFVHVFAQGKILKTGGSELALELEEKGYDWILNGAN comes from the coding sequence GTGGCGGAACTACTAAAAATTTCGAATCTTCGCGCCGGAGTGGAAACCGAATCGGGTGAAGTACAGGAAATCCTCAAAGGGGTAGACCTTACAATCGGCGAGGGAGAAGTCCATGCCATCATGGGTCCAAACGGATCCGGAAAAAGTACATTATCAAATGTCATCATGGGTCACCCAAAATATAAGGTGATTTCCGGGGATATATTTTTCAGAGGGGAATCCCTTCTTGAAAAACCAACCGACGAAAGAGCAAGGGCCGGTATCTTCCTTTGTTTTCAATATCCCACTAGTATTCCTGGTGTCACGATCGGAAATTTTTTGCGCACCATATTAAAATCGGTCCGAGGCAAGGACCTACCTGTTAAAGAATTCCGCAAAGAATTAAAAGAAGCCACTGCTTTATTAGAAGTTCCTGATACTTGGATCGGAAGATACGTGAATGACGGTTTTTCCGGTGGAGAGAAAAAAAGGAACGAGATCCTTCAGATGACCCTTCTCAAACCTAAACTTTCCGTTTTGGATGAGACAGATTCAGGTTTGGATATAGACGCACTTAGAATTATTAGCGAAGGGATCACTAAAAACAAATCCGCAGATAGATCCATACTTCTGATCACACATTACCAAAGAATGTTGAACTATGTGACTCCTGATTTCGTTCACGTTTTTGCACAAGGTAAGATTCTTAAAACAGGTGGAAGCGAGCTCGCTCTGGAATTGGAAGAAAAAGGATACGATTGGATCCTAAACGGAGCGAACTAA
- a CDS encoding EAL domain-containing protein: protein MLAEYESQQILSLGEGYYTPHYQPILDVGNRNIIGYEVLGRVFSPESNEYHSLGYHFHNPDTDTVRLVHIDRIIREKAIKHVKETGLKTKIFLNMMPNFLSMVYTGEVLDIKRLHILHLIDKYDINPNDLVLEITEDKFEGNIEKLLYIVSLFRERGIKIAVDDLGVGFSNLERIGYIHPDIMKVDIKIMRESLNRRSFKNVLSAISEMSQRLGSQLLFEGVENEDELYLALSMGANLLQGFYFSRPTLDFQDKKRFNKTLKTSLEKFSGLRFLEILENLRKEQSFLDQFVNLFKDLETSSEESMAEALSSILDRLPLETTSVLVTDMHGYQVTPTFKREAYDLPWARLLTEVGNNYAWKPFFIRHKAETYHSSRVSGFTEPFHDIETKRQYVLFTLNLGEDHVLILRLDWESY from the coding sequence ATGCTCGCCGAATACGAGTCCCAACAAATTCTTTCTCTTGGAGAAGGATATTACACCCCTCATTACCAGCCGATCTTAGACGTCGGGAATCGTAATATTATAGGTTACGAGGTTTTAGGGAGGGTTTTTTCTCCTGAATCCAACGAATACCATTCCTTAGGTTATCATTTTCATAATCCGGATACGGATACCGTACGTTTAGTACATATAGATCGTATTATTCGTGAAAAAGCGATCAAACATGTGAAGGAAACCGGTCTCAAGACTAAAATTTTCCTGAATATGATGCCAAACTTTCTCTCCATGGTGTACACGGGAGAAGTGTTGGATATCAAACGTCTGCATATTCTTCATCTTATAGACAAGTATGATATTAACCCGAATGATCTAGTTTTAGAGATCACAGAAGATAAGTTCGAAGGAAATATCGAAAAACTTTTATATATAGTAAGCCTATTTAGAGAAAGAGGGATCAAGATTGCAGTCGACGATCTTGGAGTCGGTTTTTCCAATTTAGAAAGAATCGGCTATATCCATCCGGATATTATGAAAGTGGACATAAAAATTATGAGAGAGAGTTTGAATAGACGCTCTTTCAAAAATGTTCTTTCCGCAATTTCTGAAATGTCCCAAAGATTAGGTTCTCAACTTCTATTCGAAGGGGTGGAGAATGAAGACGAATTGTATCTTGCTCTATCTATGGGAGCTAATCTTTTACAAGGTTTTTATTTCTCTCGTCCGACTCTGGACTTTCAGGACAAAAAACGTTTTAATAAAACTCTTAAAACTTCTCTCGAAAAATTCTCAGGGCTTAGGTTCTTAGAAATCCTGGAAAATCTCAGAAAAGAACAATCCTTCTTGGATCAGTTTGTGAACTTATTCAAGGATCTGGAAACTTCTTCCGAAGAATCGATGGCGGAAGCATTAAGCAGTATTTTGGATCGACTTCCTCTGGAGACCACTTCTGTTCTGGTCACGGACATGCATGGTTATCAGGTAACTCCTACTTTCAAGAGGGAAGCTTATGATCTTCCTTGGGCAAGGTTACTCACCGAGGTAGGAAATAACTATGCTTGGAAACCTTTCTTCATCCGCCATAAGGCAGAAACTTACCATTCCAGCCGAGTTTCCGGATTTACGGAACCTTTCCATGATATAGAAACCAAACGTCAATATGTCTTATTCACCCTGAATTTGGGCGAGGATCACGTTCTTATCCTCCGCCTGGACTGGGAATCCTACTGA
- a CDS encoding DUF2804 domain-containing protein: protein MKEHLGSILHPSTLEPLFGKYFGPVQIDNSKEYNSGLFSKFRSVDSVLVDILGEKIFLELRIYASKFKSGANLLLWNRETGNLQEVSLLENGTSSFIHQGSFKNGYWSFTKSDKRFNFRLDDNIRQGYTHSAIWEKNLNFQLDALAYTGDKNKGNWFTQISPSGKDWVFKNHSPDLRLEGQLSWNDLSVSLENGLLSYTVGKGFGPEVFPLENRIYLNVSAKKKIHLYLEDEILVWTNGEVSNLGNAIWSGNGKRKIVQDQNSKLELTLEPEIEASFSRPKNFGTEKFIKTLYTVSGWVKTKSKKEKISDGIAILEKLQKV, encoded by the coding sequence ATGAAAGAACATTTAGGCTCCATTCTTCATCCTTCCACATTAGAACCTTTGTTTGGAAAATATTTCGGTCCAGTGCAGATCGATAATTCCAAAGAATACAACTCCGGATTATTTTCCAAATTCAGATCCGTGGACTCCGTGCTTGTAGATATACTAGGTGAAAAAATATTTTTAGAACTCAGGATCTACGCGAGCAAATTTAAATCGGGTGCCAATCTTTTGCTCTGGAATAGGGAAACAGGAAATCTACAAGAGGTCTCTCTTTTGGAGAATGGGACTTCTTCTTTTATCCACCAAGGAAGTTTTAAGAACGGTTATTGGAGTTTTACCAAATCGGACAAAAGATTCAATTTTAGATTAGATGATAATATTCGCCAAGGTTATACACATTCCGCCATCTGGGAAAAAAATTTGAACTTTCAATTGGATGCACTTGCTTATACGGGAGACAAGAACAAGGGCAACTGGTTCACTCAAATTTCTCCTTCCGGCAAGGATTGGGTTTTTAAAAATCATTCTCCTGACTTAAGGTTAGAAGGGCAACTTTCCTGGAACGACTTATCCGTTTCTCTGGAAAATGGACTTTTGTCTTATACTGTTGGAAAGGGTTTTGGACCGGAAGTATTTCCTTTAGAAAACAGGATCTATCTGAATGTTTCTGCCAAGAAAAAGATTCATCTTTATTTGGAAGATGAGATCCTAGTTTGGACCAATGGAGAAGTTTCGAATTTAGGAAATGCGATCTGGTCCGGAAATGGGAAACGTAAGATCGTCCAAGATCAAAATTCAAAACTGGAACTTACGTTAGAACCAGAGATAGAGGCAAGCTTCTCTCGTCCCAAAAACTTTGGAACGGAAAAGTTTATAAAAACATTATATACAGTTTCCGGATGGGTCAAGACAAAATCTAAAAAGGAAAAGATCTCAGACGGGATTGCAATTTTAGAAAAACTTCAAAAAGTTTAA
- the purQ gene encoding phosphoribosylformylglycinamidine synthase subunit PurQ, which translates to MKAAVVTFPGSNCDNDIVRVLSEFYSAKVDKVWHKDQFSEKYDLVILPGGFSYGDYLRSGAMAPFSPVMKSVKEHTDRGGKLFGICNGFQILAEAGYLPGALIRNRNLKYVCRTIGLKKASNSNKISGSLSDDKILRVPVAHGDGCYFASAEIRKQLREEGRILFLYAGDNPNGSLDDIAGICSPDFKVAGMMPHPERAMNPITGEMDGKTVLDLLIAS; encoded by the coding sequence ATGAAAGCAGCGGTAGTCACTTTTCCAGGTTCAAATTGTGATAATGATATCGTAAGAGTTCTCTCAGAATTCTATTCCGCGAAAGTAGACAAGGTCTGGCATAAGGACCAATTCTCCGAAAAATACGATCTGGTTATTCTTCCGGGAGGATTTTCCTACGGAGATTATTTAAGATCCGGAGCAATGGCTCCTTTTTCTCCGGTAATGAAATCAGTAAAAGAACATACTGATCGTGGTGGAAAACTATTCGGAATTTGTAATGGATTCCAAATTTTAGCGGAAGCAGGTTATCTCCCAGGCGCATTAATACGTAACAGAAATCTAAAGTATGTTTGCAGGACCATCGGTCTTAAAAAAGCTTCTAACTCAAATAAGATCAGCGGTAGTTTGTCCGATGATAAAATTTTAAGAGTTCCAGTGGCTCATGGGGACGGATGTTATTTTGCGTCAGCAGAGATTCGTAAACAATTAAGGGAAGAAGGTAGGATTCTATTCCTGTACGCGGGAGACAATCCGAACGGAAGTTTAGATGATATCGCAGGGATCTGTTCTCCGGATTTCAAAGTGGCAGGAATGATGCCTCACCCTGAAAGAGCGATGAATCCGATCACCGGCGAGATGGACGGTAAAACCGTTTTGGATCTTCTGATAGCTTCTTAA
- the purS gene encoding phosphoribosylformylglycinamidine synthase subunit PurS: MFIARINVTLKESVLDPQGNTVKSTLQELGEKSVQDVRVGKYIEVKLDSPDLETAKKTVANLCEKLLVNHVIETYRSEIVTE; this comes from the coding sequence ATGTTTATCGCAAGAATCAACGTAACTCTAAAAGAATCAGTTCTCGATCCTCAAGGGAACACTGTGAAGTCCACTCTACAAGAACTGGGCGAAAAATCGGTGCAAGACGTACGAGTCGGAAAATATATCGAGGTCAAATTGGATTCTCCCGATTTGGAAACTGCAAAGAAGACAGTGGCCAATCTCTGCGAAAAACTTTTAGTAAATCATGTGATTGAAACTTATCGTTCGGAGATCGTAACGGAATGA
- a CDS encoding phosphoribosylaminoimidazolesuccinocarboxamide synthase: protein MSELPRPSYIGKVRDVYDLGNSLILSSTDRVSAFDVVFRQIVPGKGKVLNKISAEWFSYFKDIPNHIIETDVSKFPSPYKDHPELKDRSVLVKKCKRIDFECVVRGYLSGSGWKEYKQDGTLAFKKLPTGLKESEKLPEPSFTPAIKNDTGHDENVSEERMKNEIGSELFSILKEKSISLYTRAAELVAGAGILLCDTKFEFGISDDKVILIDEILTPDSSRYWAESTYVIGTTPPSMDKQILRNYLEKSGWNKVPPAPDLPESLVVELQAAYKEIQDRLLKCLSQEST from the coding sequence ATGAGTGAACTCCCCAGACCTTCTTATATAGGCAAAGTAAGAGACGTATACGATTTAGGAAATTCCCTAATATTATCTTCTACAGATCGGGTCTCCGCATTCGATGTGGTTTTCCGTCAGATCGTCCCCGGTAAAGGAAAAGTTTTAAATAAGATCTCAGCAGAATGGTTTTCCTACTTTAAGGACATTCCGAATCATATCATAGAGACTGATGTTTCTAAATTTCCTTCTCCTTATAAAGATCATCCAGAATTAAAGGATCGTTCAGTACTAGTTAAAAAATGCAAACGGATTGACTTCGAATGTGTGGTCCGTGGTTATCTTTCCGGTTCGGGTTGGAAAGAATACAAACAAGATGGCACTCTCGCTTTTAAAAAACTCCCTACAGGTTTGAAAGAATCCGAAAAGCTGCCCGAGCCAAGTTTTACTCCTGCAATCAAAAACGATACGGGACACGACGAGAACGTCTCCGAAGAGAGGATGAAAAACGAGATCGGGTCCGAACTCTTCTCTATTTTGAAGGAAAAATCGATTTCCCTTTATACCAGGGCCGCTGAACTTGTAGCAGGGGCCGGGATTTTGCTCTGTGATACCAAATTCGAATTCGGAATTTCGGATGATAAGGTCATCTTGATCGACGAAATTTTGACTCCGGATTCTTCTCGGTACTGGGCTGAAAGTACTTATGTTATCGGGACCACTCCGCCCAGCATGGACAAACAAATCTTAAGGAACTATCTGGAGAAATCCGGATGGAATAAAGTTCCTCCAGCTCCGGATTTACCGGAAAGTCTGGTTGTGGAATTGCAAGCGGCATATAAGGAAATACAGGATCGACTATTAAAATGTTTATCGCAAGAATCAACGTAA
- a CDS encoding PP2C family protein-serine/threonine phosphatase — protein sequence MDREKPESQLNYSDYSILAVDDSDINLKLLVHTLKPLGFQVLTAMNTEEARTLLATNQVDVLLLDVSMPGQDGFSFCKELREIDRFNLLPILFITAYNRELGFDEAIAHGGDDFLHKPFQPKELVAKIRAFIRIKNLQDELLQQKKKYEKELVMARRVQQELVPEKQLEWNGFSINSVFHPLMQIGGDFIDAWIEEDKLHVFIADCSGHGPSAALLSAMVKMQVSNLGRSNTLVEKVKTLRQQLEKILPEDFSITFFYGILDKKGNFEYANGGHPPPLLYFKGNVEELPGMGPLIIPIELGTEDEFRSVVLEKGASLLLYTDGATEITDENYNILGEESLKKILKEAVESKEDILNFSLEKILAHSGNMTHDDDIALMVIQG from the coding sequence GTGGATAGAGAGAAGCCAGAGAGTCAGTTGAATTATTCCGACTATTCTATCCTTGCGGTCGATGATTCGGATATTAACCTCAAACTTTTGGTTCATACCTTAAAACCTCTGGGTTTCCAAGTTTTAACCGCGATGAACACGGAAGAAGCGCGCACACTTCTTGCAACCAATCAAGTAGATGTACTTCTTCTGGATGTGAGTATGCCTGGTCAGGACGGATTTTCTTTCTGTAAGGAATTGAGAGAAATAGATAGATTCAATCTTCTTCCTATCCTTTTTATCACTGCCTATAATAGAGAGTTAGGATTCGACGAAGCGATCGCTCATGGTGGAGACGACTTTCTTCATAAACCTTTCCAGCCAAAAGAATTGGTAGCTAAGATCAGAGCATTTATCCGTATTAAAAATCTTCAGGACGAACTTTTACAACAAAAGAAAAAATACGAAAAAGAATTGGTGATGGCGAGAAGGGTCCAACAAGAGTTAGTGCCCGAAAAACAATTGGAGTGGAACGGCTTTAGTATAAATTCAGTATTCCATCCTTTGATGCAGATCGGCGGTGACTTCATCGACGCATGGATAGAAGAAGACAAACTACATGTATTTATCGCAGATTGTTCGGGCCATGGTCCTTCTGCAGCGCTTCTTTCCGCAATGGTAAAGATGCAGGTTTCCAATTTAGGAAGAAGTAATACTCTTGTAGAAAAAGTAAAAACTCTTAGGCAACAATTGGAGAAGATCCTGCCGGAAGATTTTTCCATCACATTCTTTTATGGTATCTTAGATAAAAAGGGCAATTTCGAATATGCGAACGGAGGCCATCCTCCTCCGCTATTGTACTTTAAGGGGAATGTAGAAGAATTGCCCGGTATGGGACCTCTAATCATTCCTATAGAACTCGGGACAGAAGATGAGTTCAGATCCGTAGTCTTGGAAAAAGGTGCTTCTCTATTACTTTACACGGATGGGGCCACTGAAATAACGGATGAGAACTATAATATTTTGGGCGAAGAAAGTCTGAAGAAGATCCTGAAAGAAGCTGTTGAATCCAAAGAAGATATACTGAATTTCTCTTTGGAAAAGATACTGGCACATTCTGGAAATATGACCCACGACGATGATATCGCTCTCATGGTTATCCAAGGATGA
- the ccsA gene encoding cytochrome c biogenesis protein CcsA, which produces MNIRLLHPAWDWILSLLFLSIFPFAVLLGLYYPNVILEQGISHRIFYFHVPVAWVALYGPGISSICAIAYLVTKNRTWDTLSLSANKISLLFSIGVLFSGPIWAYLAWGTPWDTTDARLNSFFVLVLSLVAYFLLRFLVLDQTKKYIFSAFLSLFCSVNAILTWGAIRWMDNPGNHPSSVLGKKGMDPDMRISFWLGILAYHLLFLVLYRLVYRLDKIKAVREELSD; this is translated from the coding sequence ATGAATATTCGCCTCCTGCATCCCGCTTGGGACTGGATACTCTCTCTTTTGTTTTTATCAATTTTTCCGTTTGCGGTGCTTCTGGGTTTATATTACCCCAATGTGATCTTAGAACAGGGGATCTCCCACAGGATTTTTTATTTTCATGTGCCCGTTGCCTGGGTGGCTTTGTACGGTCCTGGAATTTCTTCTATTTGTGCGATTGCGTATCTGGTGACTAAAAATAGGACCTGGGATACACTTTCACTTTCTGCAAATAAGATCTCTCTTTTGTTCTCGATTGGTGTTTTATTTTCCGGACCGATCTGGGCTTACTTGGCTTGGGGAACTCCTTGGGACACGACCGATGCTCGTTTAAATTCATTTTTTGTATTGGTCTTAAGTCTTGTGGCTTATTTTCTATTGCGGTTTTTAGTCCTGGACCAAACTAAAAAATATATCTTCTCCGCCTTTTTAAGTTTGTTCTGTAGTGTGAATGCTATCTTAACCTGGGGGGCCATTCGTTGGATGGACAATCCTGGAAATCACCCTTCTTCCGTATTAGGAAAAAAAGGAATGGATCCGGATATGAGGATCTCTTTCTGGTTGGGGATTTTAGCCTACCATCTACTTTTTTTGGTCTTATATAGATTGGTTTATCGTTTGGATAAGATCAAAGCAGTTCGAGAAGAATTGTCTGATTGA
- a CDS encoding heme exporter protein CcmB, with protein MKAIFALIRKEFRLLGKASNGILSLLVLVSAMVFLFHYALERNGKIDLVALIGLKWAILFVASFVLVGQFTWEEREAGGGTASRLFISPWILYFSKSILVFIALSASAIYLMGLFALMFSAFPADINEFGRQIVFFFPGLLCLSFLGVSLSHISLSSRLKEILLPLLLVPLSIPVFLYGMEAERKFISQPFSALVGSFSLILAFAVFYGSMGALLVEMTSDE; from the coding sequence ATGAAAGCGATTTTCGCTCTGATTCGAAAAGAGTTCCGGCTATTAGGAAAAGCAAGTAATGGGATCTTGTCCTTACTCGTTTTGGTTTCTGCGATGGTGTTTTTATTCCATTATGCTTTGGAAAGAAACGGTAAAATAGATCTGGTCGCTCTTATCGGATTAAAATGGGCCATTCTATTTGTCGCCTCGTTCGTATTAGTCGGTCAATTCACCTGGGAAGAAAGAGAAGCAGGAGGCGGAACTGCAAGTAGACTATTTATTTCTCCTTGGATTTTATATTTTTCTAAATCGATTTTGGTGTTCATTGCGCTGTCAGCTTCCGCCATTTATCTGATGGGGCTTTTTGCTTTGATGTTTTCAGCATTTCCCGCGGATATAAACGAATTTGGAAGACAGATCGTATTCTTCTTTCCCGGCCTATTATGCCTTTCCTTTTTGGGAGTTTCTCTTTCCCATATCAGTTTATCTTCTCGCCTGAAAGAAATCCTTCTTCCGTTACTTCTCGTGCCTCTTTCTATTCCTGTATTTTTATATGGAATGGAAGCGGAGAGGAAATTTATCTCCCAACCTTTTTCCGCCTTGGTCGGTTCCTTTTCTCTGATTTTGGCATTCGCAGTTTTTTACGGTTCTATGGGTGCACTTCTGGTAGAAATGACTTCCGACGAATAG
- a CDS encoding ABC transporter ATP-binding protein: MVSSQTSIPVLECSNLSYSIGRKSVLKNVSFSVFPNEVLFVRGMNGSGKTTLLKSILQHDKFKDRIKFPSSRSPKLSYLGHDLGLYTTLSLEENLEYFRGIAGDCRPEDQIISWLKDFRLWQRRKDPVSSFSRGMKQKAALVRALLPNVDLYLLDEPLTALDSEGETKARSVLENVLDSSSIIMVTHDLNFNLKAKSRLLELGENSK; the protein is encoded by the coding sequence TTGGTCTCATCGCAAACATCGATCCCAGTATTGGAATGTTCTAACCTATCGTACAGTATCGGACGAAAATCGGTTTTAAAGAACGTTTCCTTCTCCGTTTTTCCGAACGAGGTTTTATTTGTAAGAGGAATGAACGGCTCCGGAAAGACTACATTGCTTAAGTCCATTCTGCAACATGATAAATTCAAGGACCGGATCAAATTCCCTTCTTCCCGGTCACCTAAACTTTCCTACTTAGGTCATGATCTGGGTTTATATACCACTTTAAGCTTAGAAGAAAATTTGGAATATTTCAGAGGGATTGCTGGAGATTGCCGTCCCGAAGATCAGATCATTTCCTGGTTAAAGGATTTTCGTCTTTGGCAAAGAAGAAAGGATCCTGTTTCTTCTTTTTCCAGGGGGATGAAGCAAAAAGCCGCGTTAGTCCGCGCTCTTTTGCCTAACGTGGATCTCTACCTTTTGGACGAACCGCTAACTGCTTTGGATAGCGAGGGGGAAACTAAAGCAAGATCTGTTTTGGAGAATGTGCTGGATTCTTCTTCTATTATCATGGTGACTCATGACCTTAATTTTAATTTAAAAGCAAAGTCCAGACTTTTGGAATTGGGAGAAAATTCCAAATGA
- a CDS encoding tetratricopeptide repeat protein, with product MRTISLLKEYLQGLNFAKPLCIFLFLIFPNIIHAQFKIGDSEYAGILWGENDFLDPEFYQDGSLARSEQDFIVAAGRHWKGAPPPSKASFEYEGKQIVNCGIFNNEAVGLLQSADPKKREKAISMLEAGMRFDPSFFAFRYNLGRAYHIEKKYQKAIFQYEYATAEVPKYYRTYLHLGVLYELLNEQIQAVIYYKKAVELNQFQTEALVLLAEHYIRTDLKNRAQIYIKKALTIDQNSPDAKLGLARLEIMGGRDYYAYKIFRNTDLYDDQGKKRPYNKKFHFYFAETASKIGDYVTAAKEYEELLKFPNDPFFTEFSLKIIERRRDLAKRFAEIKAADEEAEKEGQ from the coding sequence ATGAGGACAATTTCCCTTTTAAAAGAGTATTTACAAGGCTTAAATTTTGCCAAGCCTCTCTGCATATTTTTATTCTTGATCTTTCCTAATATTATCCATGCACAATTTAAGATTGGTGACTCCGAATACGCAGGTATACTCTGGGGAGAGAATGATTTTTTAGATCCTGAGTTTTACCAAGACGGAAGCCTTGCTCGTTCGGAGCAGGACTTCATAGTAGCAGCCGGCAGACATTGGAAAGGAGCCCCTCCCCCTTCTAAGGCAAGTTTTGAATACGAAGGAAAACAAATCGTCAATTGTGGGATTTTCAATAATGAAGCGGTAGGCTTATTACAGTCTGCTGATCCTAAAAAAAGAGAAAAGGCAATCTCCATGCTGGAGGCAGGAATGAGATTCGACCCTTCCTTCTTCGCTTTTAGATATAATTTAGGAAGAGCTTATCATATTGAAAAAAAATACCAAAAGGCGATCTTTCAATATGAATACGCTACCGCAGAAGTTCCTAAATATTATAGAACTTATTTGCACTTAGGGGTTCTTTACGAACTTCTGAACGAGCAAATACAGGCAGTCATATATTATAAAAAAGCGGTTGAGTTGAATCAGTTCCAAACGGAAGCATTGGTACTTCTCGCAGAACATTATATCAGAACTGACCTGAAAAATAGGGCCCAGATTTATATTAAGAAAGCATTAACCATAGACCAAAACAGCCCGGACGCAAAGCTAGGGCTCGCACGTTTAGAGATCATGGGCGGAAGAGATTACTACGCCTATAAGATATTCCGGAATACGGACCTGTACGATGATCAAGGGAAGAAGAGACCTTATAATAAAAAATTTCATTTCTATTTTGCTGAAACCGCAAGTAAGATCGGCGATTATGTCACAGCTGCAAAAGAATATGAGGAGTTGTTAAAATTCCCCAATGACCCTTTCTTTACCGAATTCTCCCTGAAAATTATAGAGAGAAGAAGGGACCTGGCAAAAAGATTCGCAGAGATCAAGGCTGCTGACGAGGAAGCGGAGAAGGAAGGGCAATAG